A genomic region of Arachis stenosperma cultivar V10309 chromosome 9, arast.V10309.gnm1.PFL2, whole genome shotgun sequence contains the following coding sequences:
- the LOC130948466 gene encoding ABC transporter C family member 8-like — MAYYGNTIGDDFTSWSSCLKNFDFTSLCTQRSIVGITNLLFVFMFYTVLLISFIKRSSSRNGNTSHRRKNKFFIFVSVCCALISIGFVTIGLWNHMSLLSCILRGIVWISLSFSLILQRQKWVKTLSTFWWICSSILVSILDIEILFKDHAIEVLDVVLWLVNLLLLLCAFQNLGFFVTQSGGNQGDADLSEPLLDRKDGENARTGLCNASILSKLIFSWINPLLKLGYSKALSLEDIPSVVPEDEADSAYQVFVLAWENLLREKRKNNNNSTKNLVLWSLARVYLKENLLIAVYALIRTVCVVVSPLILYAFVNYSNRSSAEKNLKDGLSILGCLIVTKVFETLSQRHWFFNSRRSGMKMRSALMVAVYQKQLRLSSPARMRHSAGEIVNYIAVDAYRMGEFPWWLHVTWACVLQLIMSLIVLFGVVGLGALPGLIPFIICGLLNVPFAKVIQKSQSQFMLAQDERLRSTSEILNSMKIIKLQSWEEKFKSLVESLRAKEFIWLSKTQIMKGYGSILYWMAPTIVSAVVFLGCVLFHSAPLDAGTIFTVLATLRIMSEPVRMIPEALSVLIQVVVSFDRLNTFLLAEELDSNEIVRSVKQSSVGDNNAVEIEGGNFTWDQGSVSPTLADVNLEVKWGHKVAVVGPVGGGKSSLLHAILGEIPKISGNVNVYGTIAYVSQISWIQSGTVRDNILFGKPMDKKRYQNTIKACALDKDINDFSHGDLTEIGQRGINMSGGQKQRIQLARAVYNDADIYLFDDPFSAVDAHTAAHLFNECVMTALREKTVILVTHQVEFLSEVDKILVMEGGKITQSGSYDDILTAGTAFEQLVTAHKDAITEFDRNNQNQGGPENNKAMTPPEESQGSNISKTQSEGEISFKGQTGSQLTQEEETEIGDLGWKPFWDYISFSKGQLMLCLMILGQFAFVALQSASTFWLALAIEMPKVTSAVLIGVYALVSFSSAIFVYLRSLVSALLGLKASSAFFSSFNKAIFSAPMLFFDSTPVGRILTRASSDLSILDFDIPYSITFVASVAIEIVVIIGIMASVTWQVLIVAIPATLASKYVQGYYQASAREIIRINGTTKAPVMNFAAETSLGVVTVRAFNMVDRFIKNYLKLVDTDASLFFHSNVTMEWLIIRIETLQNLTVFTAALLLILVPMDYVSPGLVGLSLSYAFTLTQAQIFWTRWFCNLSNYVISIERIKQFIHIPAEPPAIVEDNRPPTSWPWKGRIDLQSLEIRYRPNAPIVLKGITCTFKEGSRVGVVGRTGSGKTTLISALFRLVEPSRGNIIIDGIDICSLGLKDLRMKLSIIPQEATLFKGSIRTNLDPLGLYSDDEIWKALEKCQLKEAISKLPSLLDSSVSDEGGNWSLGQRQLFCLGRVLLKRNRILVLDEATASIDSATDAILQRIIREEFAECTVITVAHRVPTVIDSDMVMVLSYGKLLEYDDPSKLMETNSSFSKLVAEYWASCKRSSSQI; from the exons ATGGCTTACTATGGGAACACGATAG GTGATGATTTCACATCATGGAGTAGTTGTCTAAAGAACTTTGATTTCACTTCATTATGTACTCAAAGAAGCATAGTGGGAATCACAAATCTACTTTTTGTGTTTATGTTCTACACCGTTTTGCTTATTAGTTTCATCAAAAGAAGTTCTTCAAGAAATGGCAATACTAGCCACAGAAGAAAGAACAAGTTCTTCATATTTGTATCAGTTTGTTGTGCTCTTATCAGCATTGGTTTTGTCACAATTGGTCTATGGAATCACATGAGCTTGTTATCTTGCATTTTAAGAGGGATTGTTTGGATCTCTTTATCATTTTCCTTGATTCTTCAGAGACAAAAATGGGTGAAGACTCTCAGCACTTTCTGGTGGATATGTTCTTCTATTTTGGTGTCAATTTTGGATATTGAAATTCTTTTCAAGGATCATGCAATTGAGGTTCTTGATGTGGTGCTTTGGCTTGTGAATTTGTTACTTCTATTATGTGCTTTTCAAAATCTTGGTTTCTTTGTCACACAAAGTGGTGGTAACCAAGGTGATGCAGATTTATCTGAGCCTCTTTTGGATCGAAAAGACGGCGAAAATGCACGAACAGGACTATGCAATGCTTCCATTTTGAGTAAATTGATCTTCTCTTGGATTAACCCTTTGCTCAAATTGGGTTACTCAAAGGCACTATCACTTGAAGACATTCCTTCAGTTGTTCCTGAAGATGAAGCAGATTCTGCATACCAAGTGTTTGTTCTTGCATGGGAGAATCTTTTAAGGGAAAAGAGAAAGAACAATAATAATAGTACCAAGAACTTGGTTCTTTGGTCTCTAGCTAGAGTTTACTTAAAAGAGAATCTTTTGATTGCAGTCTATGCATTGATTAGAACTGTTTGTGTTGTGGTTTCTCCACTTATACTCTATGCTTTTGTGAACTATTCAAATAGAAGTAGCGCTGAGAAAAATCTCAAAGATGGTCTTTCTATATTGGGGTGTTTGATTGTCACAAAGGTGTTTGAAACATTGTCTCAAAGACATTGGTTCTTTAATTCAAGGAGATCAGGTATGAAGATGAGGTCTGCTCTGATGGTGGCAGTGTATCAGAAACAGCTAAGGCTTTCTAGCCCTGCTCGAATGAGGCACTCCGCCGGCGAAATTGTTAATTACATTGCGGTGGATGCATACAGAATGGGAGAGTTTCCTTGGTGGCTTCATGTAACATGGGCCTGTGTATTGCAGCTTATTATGTCTCTTATAGTCTTGTTCGGTGTTGTAGGTCTCGGTGCTCTGCCTGGCCTAATCCCTTTCATAATCTGTGGACTACTCAATGTGCCATTTGCAAAGGTGATACAAAAGTCTCAGTCTCAGTTCATGTTAGCACAAGATGAGCGCTTAAGATCAACTTCAGAGATACTTAACAGCATGAAGATCATCAAGTTACAATCATGGGAGGAAAAATTCAAGAGCTTGGTTGAGTCGCTTCGCGCGAAAGAATTTATATGGTTGTCTAAGACACAGATCATGAAGGGTTATGGCTCAATTCTTTATTGGATGGCTCCTACAATTGTTTCTGCTGTTGTCTTCCTAGGATGTGTTCTGTTCCATAGTGCTCCATTGGATGCAGGGACAATTTTCACAGTTCTTGCAACATTGAGGATCATGTCAGAACCAGTTAGGATGATCCCTGAGGCTCTCTCTGTTCTTATCCAAGTTGTGGTATCTTTTGATCGGCTCAATACCTTTTTGCTTGCTGAAGAGTTAGACAGTAATGAAATTGTAAGGAGTGTTAAGCAAAGTTCAGTTGGTGACAACAATGCTGTAGAAATTGAAGGTGGAAACTTTACTTGGGATCAGGGATCAGTGTCCCCAACTTTAGCTGATGTGAATTTGGAAGTGAAATGGGGGCATAAAGTAGCAGTTGTTGGGCCAGTTGGAGGTGGAAAATCATCTCTCTTGCATGCAATACTTGGAGAGATTCCAAAGATTTCAGGAAAT GTTAATGTATATGGCACCATAGCATATGTTTCTCAAATTTCTTGGATCCAAAGTGGGACAGTTAGAGATAACATACTCTTTggcaagccaatggacaagaaAAGATATCAGAATACCATTAAGGCCTGTGCCTTGGATAAGGACATCAATGATTTCAGCCATGGTGATCTGACAGAAATCGGTCAGAGAGGGATCAACATGAGTGGAGGACAAAAGCAAAGGATTCAACTAGCTAGAGCAGTGTACAATGATGCTGACATTTATCTCTTTGATGATCCTTTTAGTGCAGTTGATGCCCACACTGCTGctcatttattcaat GAATGTGTCATGACAGCTCTTAGGGAAAAAACAGTCATTCTAGTGACTCATCAAGTGGAGTTTCTCTCAGAAGTTGATAAAATCCTG GTGATGGAGGGAGGGAAAATTACTCAGTCAGGTAGTTATGATGATATCCTAACAGCTGGGACAGCATTCGAACAACTTGTGACTGCTCACAAAGATGCAATAACAGAGTTTGATCGGAACAACCAAAACCAAGGAGGACCTGAAAATAATAAGGCTATGACTCCTCCAGAAGAGTCTCAAGGTTCTAATATCTCTAAAACTCAAAGTGAGGGTGAGATTTCTTTCAAGGGTCAAACTGGCTCACAACTCACACAAGAGGAAGAGACAGAGATTGGTGATCTTGGGTGGAAACCATTTTGGGATTACATTTCCTTCTCCAAGGGGCAACTTATGCTGTGCTTGATGATATTAGGACAATTTGCTTTTGTTGCTTTGCAATCTGCATCAACCTTTTGGCTTGCACTAGCAATTGAGATGCCAAAAGTGACTAGTGCTGTTTTGATTGGAGTTTATGCATTGGTCTCATTTAGCAGTGCTATTTTTGTGTATCTGAGGTCTTTGGTATCTGCACTTCTTGGATTAAAAGCTTCATCAGCCTTCTTCTCTAGTTTCAATAAGGCTATCTTCAGTGCTCCTATGTTGTTCTTTGATTCAACCCCTGTAGGAAGGATTTTAACCCGA GCTTCATCAGATTTGAGTATTCTGGACTTTGacataccttattccatcacttTTGTAGCATCTGTAGCTATTGAAATTGTGGTGATCATTGGTATAATGGCTTCAGTCACATGGCAAGTTCTCATAGTTGCAATTCCTGCTACACTAGCATCAAAATATGTTCAG gGATATTATCAAGCCTCTGCAAGAGAAATAATAAGGATCAATGGAACAACCAAAGCACCAGTGATGAATTTTGCAGCTGAGACATCACTTGGAGTGGTTACTGTTAGAGCATTCAACATGGTGGATAGATTTATCAAGAACTACCTAAAGCTTGTGGACACAGATGCATCACTCTTCTTTCATTCTAATGTGACCATGGAATGGTTAATTATAAGGATTGAAACACTTCAAAACTTGACAGTCTTCACTGCAGCCTTGTTACTTATTCTAGTTCCTATGGATTATGTGTCCCCAG GGCTTGTGGGACTTTCACTTTCTTATGCATTCACATTGACACAAGCACAAATATTTTGGACAAGATGGTTTTGCAACTTATCAAACTATGTTATCTCTATTGAAAGAATCAAACAATTCATTCACATACCAGCCGAGCCTCCTGCTATTGTGGAGGATAACAGGCCTCCAACTTCATGGCCATGGAAGGGTAGAATTGATCTTCAATCCTTAGAg ATTAGATATCGTCCGAATGCACCAATAGTCCTGAAAGGAATTACTTGCACATTCAAAGAAGGGAGTAGAGTGGGAGTTGTAGGAAGAACAGGAAGTGGAAAAACAACACTTATAAGTGCTCTGTTTCGATTGGTCGAGCCTTCAAGAGGTAACATTATTATTGATGGGATTGACATATGCTCATTGGGGTTGAAGGATTTGAGAATGAAGCTAAGCATTATCCCTCAAGAAGCAACTCTTTTCAAGGGTAGCATTAGAACAAACTTGGACCCCTTAGGCCTTTACTCAGATGATGAAATATGGAAG gCTTTAGAGAAGTGTCAACTTAAGGAGGCAATCAGCAAGCTACCAAGTCTCTTGGACTCATCAG TGAGTGATGAAGGTGGAAATTGGAGCTTGGGACAGCGGCAACTGTTTTGTCTTGGAAGAGTACTTCTTAAGAGGAACAGAATTCTTGTTCTTGATGAAGCAACTGCATCCATTGATTCTGCTACAGATGCCATTCTACAAAGAATTATTAGAGAAGAATTTGCAGAATGCACTGTAATAACTGTGGCTCACAGAGTTCCAACTGTTATAGACAGTGACATGGTCATGGTCCTATCTTATG GGAAACTATTGGAATATGATGATCCTTCAAAGCTTATGGAGACGAACTCATCATTCTCTAAGCTTGTAGCTGAATATTGGGCAAGTTGCAAGAGGAGTTCTTCTCAAATCTAA
- the LOC130951697 gene encoding ABC transporter C family member 8-like, with the protein MACFGITRDDFSGTCLGNFNWTSISTQRTIIDTTNLIFLCIFYISLFINLIMRMPSGSSRKGWLHLVTSFCCAFLSTTCLINCFWSLIAKSNGSNQLSLIYFIRSLVWISLTVSLLVQKSQWTKILTTIWWVCSCALVSALNIEILVREQKLEIYDMMIWPVHILLVIYDFHNHGYFVQQQVSDSSLSDPLLAHKVEHNQETELGHGNILNRMTFSWINLLLKLGYSKPLTLEDIPSLASEDEAEIGYQKFAHELDSLLRERSKNDSTNLVLWSIAQVYFKENIFIAICAVLRTICAVASPLLVYSFVKYSNSIEQDLKWGLTIVACLVLAKVVESMSQRHWFFNSRRSGMKMRSTLMAAVYQKQLKLSVWGRRRHSTGEIVNYIAVDAYRMGEFPWWFHIAWSSALQVFLAVCVLFGVVGLGALPGLVPLLICGIINVPFAKILQRCRSEFMVVQDERLRSTSEILSSMKIIKLQSWEEKFKKLVESLRAREFKCLTKAQLMRAFGAFIYWMSPTIISSVIFMGCVLFQSAPLNAETIFTILAVLKSMGEPVNLIPEALSVLIQVKVSFDRLNAFLLDDEIKVDDGRRNATLSSCNSVEIIAGNFTWNEESLHPTLRDVNLDIKWGQKIAVCGPVGAGKSALLYAILGEIPKVSGTVSVGGTFAYVSQIPWIQSGTIRDNILYGKPMEKTRYEYSIKVCALDKDIDGFSHGDLTEIGQRGINMSGGQKQRIQLARAVYSDADIYLLDDPFSAVDAHTASILFNDCVKTALRSKTVILVTHQVEFLSEVDQILVMERGEITQSGSYKDLLIAGTAFEQLLNAHRDAITGMKKRNEKERVLENIVAVHQEDSHGLNLANRGSEADISSKVQLTQEEEKEIGDIGWKTFCDYILFPKGSWLLCCCILAQFSFVGLQAASTFWLALAIEIPKVTSSILIGVYAVISFLSVVFSYLRSFFGARLGLKASKAFFSAFNDAIFGAPMLFFDSTPVGRILTRASSDFSILDFDMAFATFFVIGEIIELSTMIGIMVSVTWQVLIVAILALAASKYLQGYYQVSARELMRINGTTKAPLMNFTAETSLGVITIRATKMMDRFFKSYLKLVDTDATLFFHSNAATEWLILRIEALQNLTLFTAALLLILLPKGYVAPGLVGVSLSYAFSLTATQVFLTKCFCNLSNYLISLERIKQFINLPSEPSAIVEDLRPPSSWPSRGRIDLQSLEIRYRPNAPLVLKGISCTFKEGSRVGVVGRTGSGKTTLISALFRLVEPAGGDILIDGINICSIGLKDLRMKLSIIPQEPTLFKGSIRTNLDPLGLYTDHEIWKALEKCQLKETISCLPNLLDSSVSDEGENWSVGQRQLFCLGRVLLKRNKILVLDEATASIDSTTDAILQRVIREEFSECTVITVAHRVPTVIDSDMVMVLSYGKLIEYDEPSRLMERDSSFYKLVSEYWSNCNRNILQND; encoded by the exons ATGGCATGCTTTGGAATCACGAGAG ATGACTTCTCAGGAACATGTCTTGGAAATTTCAATTGGACTTCAATTTCCACTCAAAGGACTATAATAGACACAACCAACCTAATTTTTCTATGTATTTTCTATATATCTTTGTTCATAAATTTGATAATGAGAATGCCTAGTGGTAGCTCAAGAAAGGGGTGGCTTCATTTAGTTACTTCATTCTGTTGTGCTTTTTTGAGCACTACCTGTTTGATTAATTGCTTCTGGAGTCTCATAGCCAAATCTAATGGTTCCAATCAGCTGAGCTTGATTTACTTTATAAGATCACTGGTTTGGATTTCCTTAACTGTTTCTTTGCTTGTTCAGAAATCCCAATGGACTAAAATTTTAACCACTATTTGGTGGGTGTGTTCATGTGCATTGGTCTCAGCACTAAACATTGAAATTCTAGTTAGAGAGCAAAAGCTTGAGATTTATGATATGATGATATGGCCAGTACATATTCTACTTGTGATCTATGATTTCCATAACCATGGCTACTTTGTTCAACAACAAGTCTCAGATTCTAGTTTATCTGATCCTTTACTAGCTCATAAGGTTGAGCATAATCAAGAAACAGAATTAGGCCATGGCAACATTCTCAATAGAATGACATTCTCTTGGATCAATTTGTTACTGAAATTGGGTTACTCAAAGCCACTAACACTTGAAGACATCCCTTCCCTTGCTTCTGAAGATGAAGCTGAGATTGGTTATCAAAAGTTTGCTCATGAATTGGACTCCCTTTTGAGGGAAAGGAGCAAGAATGATTCTACAAACTTGGTTCTTTGGTCGATCGCGCAAGTTTACTTTAAAGAAAACATATTTATAGCCATTTGTGCGGTTCTCAGGACAATTTGTGCTGTAGCTTCTCCTTTACTTGTCTATTCCTTTGTGAAATACTCCAATTCCATTGAGCAAGACTTGAAATGGGGACTAACCATAGTGGCATGTCTAGTACTCGCCAAGGTGGTTGAGTCTATGTCTCAGAGGCATTGGTTTTTCAACTCAAGGAGGTCAGGGATGAAAATGAGATCAACTTTAATGGCAGCAGTATATCAGAAGCAGTTAAAGCTTTCTGTTTGGGGTAGGAGAAGGCATTCAACTGGTGAGATAGTGAATTATATCGCGGTTGATGCATATCGAATGGGAGAGTTTCCATGGTGGTTTCATATAGCCTGGAGTTCTGCATTGCAAGTTTTTCTGGCTGTTTGTGTTCTTTTTGGTGTTGTTGGTCTTGGTGCACTTCCTGGTTTAGTCCCTCTTCTCATTTGTGGAATCATCAATGTTCCATTTGCAAAGATCCTACAAAGATGTCGTTCTGAGTTTATGGTTGTACAGGATGAGCGTCTGAGATCAACTTCAGAGATTCTAAGTAGCATGAAAATCATAAAGTTACAATCATGGGAGGAAAAGTTCAAGAAACTAGTTGAATCGCTTCGCGCTAGAGAGTTCAAATGCTTGACTAAGGCACAGTTAATGAGAGCTTTTGGGGCATTCATTTATTGGATGTCTCCTACCATAATCTCTTCTGTTATCTTCATGGGGTGTGTTCTTTTCCAAAGTGCACCTTTGAATGCTGAAACCATCTTCACAATTCTTGCAGTATTGAAAAGCATGGGAGAACCTGTTAATCTGATTCCAGAGGCACTATCTGTTCTTATCCAAGTCAAAGTCTCCTTCGATCGCCTCAACGCATTTTTGCTGGATGATGAGATAAAAGTTGATGATGGTAGAAGAAATGCAACACTGAGTTCTTGTAACAGTGTTGAAATTATTGCAGGAAATTTCACCTGGAATGAGGAATCATTGCATCCAACTCTGAGAGATGTGAATCTAGATATAAAATGGGGTCAGAAAATAGCAGTTTGTGGACCAGTTGGAGCTGGAAAATCAGCTCTCTTATATGCAATTCTTGGAGAGATACCAAAAGTTTCAGGAACA GTTAGTGTGGGTGGAACTTTTGCATATGTTTCCCAAATTCCTTGGATCCAAAGTGGTACCATTCGCGATAATATCCTCTATGGAAAGCCTATGGAGAAAACCAGATATGAATATAGCATTAAGGTATGTGCCTTGGATAAGGATATTGATGGATTCAGCCATGGTGATCTCACAGAAATCGGTCAGCGGGGGATCAACATGAGTGGAGGACAAAAGCAAAGGATTCAACTCGCTCGAGCCGTCTATAGTGATGCAGATATCTATCTCCTTGATGACCCTTTTAGTGCTGTAGATGCTCATACTGCTTCCATTCTGTTCAAT GATTGTGTGAAGACTGCTTTAAGAAGCAAAACTGTTATTCTAGTGACTCATCAAGTtgaatttctctcagaagttGATCAGATTCTG GTGATGGAGAGAGGAGAAATAACTCAATCAGGAAGTTATAAAGATCTTTTGATTGCTGGAACAGCCTTTGAACAACTATTGAATGCTCACAGAGATGCAATCACAGGGATGAAGAAAAGGAATGAGAAGGAGAGAGTTCTTGAAAATATAGTTGCAGTTCATCAAGAGGATTCACATGGTTTGAATCTTGCAAACCGTGGAAGTGAAGCTGACATTTCCTCCAAAGTTCAACTTACACAAGAGGAAGAAAAGGAGATTGGTGATATTGGATGGAAGACATTCTGTGATTACATTTTATTCCCTAAGGGATCATGGCTTCTATGCTGTTGCATATTAGCACAATTCTCTTTTGTTGGTCTGCAAGCTGCATCAACTTTTTGGCTTGCACTAGCAATTGAGATACCAAAAGTAACAAGTAGCATATTGATTGGAGTTTATGCTGTGATTTCCTTTTTAAGTGTTGTATTTTCATATCTAAGGTCTTTCTTTGGTGCACGCCTTGGTTTGAAAGCTTCTAAGGCTTTCTTCTCTGCTTTCAATGATGCCATCTTTGGTGCTCCTATGTTGTTCTTTGACTCAACACCTGTAGGGAGGATTCTAACCAGA GCTTCATCAGATTTTAGTATTTTGGATTTCGATATGGCTTTCGCAACCTTCTTTGTAATAGGCGAGATAATTGAACTTTCAACAATGATTGGGATCATGGTTTCAGTCACATGGCAAGTTCTCATTGTTGCCATTCTTGCCCTGGCGGCTTCAAAATATCTTCAG GGTTATTATCAAGTTTCTGCAAGGGAACTTATGAGAATCAATGGAACTACAAAAGCTCCTCTTATGAATTTTACAGCTGAGACATCACTTGGTGTGATTACTATAAGGGCTACCAAGATGATGGACAGATTTTTCAAAAGCTACCTTAAACTTGTTGACACAGATGCCACACTGTTCTTTCATTCTAATGCTGCCACAGAATGGTTAATTTTAAGGATTGAAGCCTTACAGAACTTGACACTCTTCACTGCAGCTTTGTTGCTTATTTTACTTCCAAAGGGATATGTGGCCCCTG GTCTTGTCGGAGTTTCGCTatcttatgcattttcattGACAGCCACCCAAGTTTTTCTGACCAAGTGCTTCTGCAACTTATCAAACTATTTGATCTCTCTTGAAAGAATCAAGCAATTTATTAACCTACCATCCGAGCCTAGTGCAATTGTGGAGGACTTAAGGCCACCATCTTCTTGGCCGTCGAGGGGTCGGATTGATCTCCAATCTCTGGAG ATTAGATATCGTCCAAATGCTCCATTAGTCCTTAAGGGCATATCTTGTACATTTAAAGAAGGGAGTAGAGTGGGAGTGGTAGGAAGAACTGGAAGTGGAAAAACTACACTTATAAGCGCTTTATTCCGCTTAGTTGAGCCTGCAGGAGGTGATATTCTTATAGATGGGATCAACATATGCTCAATAGGGCTGAAAGATTTGAGAATGAAGCTAAGCATCATTCCTCAAGAACCAACACTTTTCAAGGGCAGCATTAGAACAAACTTGGACCCTTTAGGTCTCTACACTGATCATGAAATATGGAAG GCTCTAGAGAAATGTCAGCTTAAGGAAACAATTAGTTGTCTACCAAATCTCTTGGACTCTTCTG TGAGTGATGAAGGTGAAAACTGGAGTGTAGGGCAGCGCCAACTGTTTTGTCTAGGAAGAGTACTTCTTAAGAGGAACAAAATTCTTGTGCTGGATGAAGCTACTGCCTCCATTGATTCCACCACGGACGCCATTTTACAACGAGTTATCAGAGAAGAATTCTCAGAATGCACAGTTATAACGGTGGCGCACAGAGTTCCAACTGTAATAGATAGTGACATGGTCATGGTCCTGTCTTATG GGAAACTGATCGAATATGATGAGCCTTCAAGGCTTATGGAGAGAGATTCTTCATTCTATAAGCTGGTGTCAGAATATTGGTCCAACTGTAATAGGAATATTCTCCAAAATGACTAA